In the Nicotiana tabacum cultivar K326 chromosome 16, ASM71507v2, whole genome shotgun sequence genome, one interval contains:
- the LOC107783614 gene encoding uncharacterized protein LOC107783614 yields the protein MSSQIVISYKIINISPLTAISQTYIKPFSCSDFPTNKSKMKSTQYLSPFIFFFLLSLVLLSPASAAHDSLNANTSIIFTTLGRSSYAFDIFALPIYSPTESNELQLTDGNSVNFNGYFLATLPPSLVSRLPDHSLNNETPPFHLIYVTERNGTHHIFYDAVFHGTSRRAILDFPARTESTRVQVPLVGAHVSLKDKPSLVGESLIYVSTHEDSGVPRTSWAAVYSTQLSSGSTRRLTPKGVADFSPAVSPSGVWTAVASYGKKGWTGDVQELDTDIYVFLTRDGSVRVKVVEHGGWPAWADDFTLYFHRKCDDGWWSVFKAVLPKAGQLGVDSVSTHRVTPPGLHAFTPAASTANKNLIAVATRRASSEYRHIELFDVILKKFTEITRPASPHAHHLNPFFSPDSSWVGYHKCRGTGNGRGSDTLLLEHLKNPIPGISLFRVDGSFPSFSPSGDRIAYVKLPGLYVVNYDGSGLRQVSTRMAFSTAWDPKRNGVVYTSVGPTFASERTEVDVISINVDDKDLSYKQLTTGGQNNAFPSPSPDGKWIVFRSGRSGHKNLYVMDALEGETGGLYRLTEGSWTDTMCNWSPDGDWIAFASDRENPGSGSFEMFMVHPNGTGLRKVIQSGTGGRTNHPYFSPDGKYIVFTSDYAAVSAEPIANPHHYQPYGDIFVIKSDGSEIRRMTHNSYEDGTPAWGPTFMKPVDVEWPNGGSPCSFEDCHWLNVRPNVSVVHASLRLGSAKIECAQ from the coding sequence ATGTCAAGTCAAATCGTCATCTCTTACAAAATCATTAATATCTCGCCACTCACGGCAATTTCACAGACATACATAAAACCATTCAGTTGCTCGGATTTTCCCACAAATAAATCAAAAATGAAATCCACACAATACCTCTCCccgttcatcttcttcttcctcctcagcTTGGTGTTATTATCCCCTGCATCTGCTGCCCATGATAGCCTCAACGCCAACACCAGCATCATATTCACTACCTTGGGGAGATCAAGCTATGCTTTTGACATCTTCGCTCTTCCGATATACTCGCCAACTGAATCCAACGAACTGCAGTTGACGGACGGCAATTCCGTTAACTTTAACGGCTACTTCCTCGCAACCCTACCACCTTCCCTGGTTTCGCGCCTACCCGATCATTCCCTCAACAACGAAACACCGCCGTTTCATCTTATCTACGTGACTGAACGGAACGGCACTCACCATATTTTTTACGACGCTGTGTTCCACGGTACTTCTCGGAGAGCCATACTTGATTTTCCAGCTCGGACTGAGTCGACTCGAGTTCAGGTTCCTTTGGTGGGTGCTCATGTTTCTTTGAAAGATAAGCCTAGTTTAGTGGGGGAGTCATTGATATACGTGTCGACTCATGAGGACTCGGGTGTGCCTCGGACGAGCTGGGCCGCGGTGTACTCGACCCAATTGAGTTCCGGGTCCACCCGGAGGTTAACCCCTAAAGGAGTTGCTGATTTTAGCCCAGCAGTGTCTCCGTCGGGCGTTTGGACGGCGGTGGCGTCGTACGGGAAGAAGGGTTGGACTGGGGATGTTCAGGAGCTCGACACGGATATCTACGTGTTCTTAACTCGTGATGGGTCGGTCCGGGTCAAGGTGGTGGAGCACGGGGGTTGGCCCGCTTGGGCTGATGATTTTACTCTTTATTTTCACAGAAAGTGTGATGACGGGTGGTGGAGTGTGTTCAAGGCTGTTCTTCCTAAAGCTGGTCAACTCGGCGTTGACTCGGTCTCGACTCACCGAGTCACACCACCGGGTTTGCACGCGTTCACACCAGCAGCTTCTACTGCTAACAAGAATCTCATTGCCGTAGCTACTAGAAGAGCAAGTTCAGAATATCGGCATATTGAGTTATTCGACGTCATTTTGAAGAAGTTTACAGAAATAACCCGACCCGCTTCTCCTCATGCCCATCATCTGAACCCCTTCTTCTCACCCGATTCCTCGTGGGTCGGGTACCATAAATGTAGAGGCACTGGCAACGGAAGAGGGAGTGATACACTGTTACTCGAGCATCTTAAAAACCCGATACCCGGGATTTCTTTGTTTCGAGTCGACGGGTCATTTCCGTCATTTTCACCGAGTGGTGACCGGATAGCTTATGTGAAGTTGCCGGGTTTATATGTGGTAAACTATGACGGTTCGGGTTTGCGTCAAGTTTCAACAAGAATGGCTTTTTCCACAGCGTGGGACCCGAAAAGAAATGGAGTAGTTTACACTAGTGTTGGGCCTACATTTGCTAGTGAAAGAACGGAAGTTGATGTTATTTCCATTAATGTTGACGATAAGGACCTAAGTTACAAACAATTGACAACAGGAGGGCAGAATAATGCGTTTCCATCGCCTTCACCCGATGGAAAATGGATTGTTTTCAGGTCCGGGCGGTCGGGTCACAAGAACTTGTACGTTATGGATGCTTTGGAAGGTGAAACGGGCGGGCTTTATCGACTCACAGAGGGTTCGTGGACAGATACCATGTGTAACTGGTCGCCCGATGGTGATTGGATTGCGTTTGCATCTGATCGAGAGAATCCCGGGTCTGGTAGTTTCGAGATGTTTATGGTTCACCCGAATGGAACAGGGCTCCGAAAGGTGATCCAGAGTGGCACGGGTGGGCGGACTAACCACCCGTACTTCAGCCCGGATGGGAAGTATATAGTGTTTACATCAGACTATGCAGCAGTGTCAGCTGAGCCCATAGCAAACCCTCATCATTATCAGCCATATGGTGACATCTTTGTGATCAAATCAGACGGCTCAGAAATTCGGAGAATGACTCACAATTCATACGAGGATGGGACCCCTGCTTGGGGACCCACTTTCATGAAACCTGTGGATGTTGAATGGCCTAACGGTGGATCTCCTTGTTCTTTTGAAGATTGTCACTGGCTTAATGTTAGGCCTAATGTTAGTGTAGTTCATGCATCCCTTCGCTTAGGTTCAGCCAAGATTGAGTGTGCTCAGTGA